The DNA window AATTTCCAGCTTGCAGTAGGTCGCAATAACTTCGGCCATCGCCTTGCGGTATCCGGCGATCAGCTTGGCCTTGTCGCCGGCGGCGGCCTTTTCGATCACCTTGGGCATGTGCTGCTTGCTGATGATCGCGGCCGCGAGCGACTTATCGATCAGCGCAAGGCTATCGGCGTTCTTGGCAGGGTCCTTAATGATCTTCTTGAGCGCCTTGTAGTGGTCGCCCATCTCCTCCATCGCCTTGGCGAGGGGGGTGTCTTCGGCCCGGGCAACGGGGACGGAAACAAACGAAACGGCCAGCAAAGCGGCCAGGACAACGGGTAGGGTGGTTCGAGTACGGAACATGGGTCTCCTCTTTATACGGATAAGTCGATCGAGGATTAGAGAGTCGGGGAAATTGGGTCTGGGGTTAGAAGCGGAAGCACGAATGACGAAACACGAACGGCGAATGAAACTCCAAAGTTCACTGTCCGAATCAACTCTCGATCTTTGAACCTTCGAGTTTCACGCACCATTCGCATTTCGCCATTCGCCCTTCACTGGCGGTCTCACGCCTTCTTGGCGGCGAGGACCTGCGTCTTGCCGGGCATGGCACAGGCGTAGAGCCCGTCGGCACCGGGCTTGACGGGGGTTGCGCCGTCCCACTTGTAATCACGGGGCATCAGCTCTTCGCCACGCTCCAGGGCGTCGCTGTACTTGACGACCTGGCCGCTGTAGGTGGCCATGCGGCCCAGGATGGCGGTCATGCTGCTGCTGGCGCCGTAGTCGCCTTCGTTGTAGGGCGTGTTGTTGCGGATGGCAGCCGCGAGGGTGTCGTGCTCGACCTGGTACGGGTCGGGGTCGCCGCCACGGCCCTTCTTGCCGCCTTCGCCGGGCGCCGCCTGGTACTTCCATTCCGGTCGGCCGTCGTTGAACGTGATGCGACCGCCGGAGATGTCGGCCGTGCCCTTGGTGCCGTGTGCGTATTCGCTGACGGCGTTCCAGCAGCCGGGTTGATGGCGGCACATGCTGAGCATCTTCGCGCCGCTGGCGTAGGTGTACTCAAGCATGTGGTGGTCGAAGATTTCGCCCTGGTCCGAACCGAACGGCAGCTGCCGCCCGCCGGCACCCTGAGCCTCGACCGGGGGACCCTTCATGACCCAGTTGGCCACGTCCAGGTTGTGAATGTGCTGTTCACAGATGTGGTCGCCGCACAGCCAGGTGAAGTAGTACCAGTTGCGCATCTGGAACTCCATTTCGGTCATGCCCTCGGTGCGCTTGCGCACCCAGGGGCGTGTGCCGTTCCAGTAGACGCGCAGCAGCACGATGTCGCCGATCTCGCCGTCGTGAATCTTCTTGATCGTGTCAATGTACTTCTGCTGATGGTGGCGCTGCAGGCCGACGCCGACCTTGAGATTCTTCTTCTTCGCTTCTTCGTTGGCGGCCAAGAGCCGACGGATGCCGGGGGCGTCGGAGCCGACCGGCTTTTCCATGAAGATGTTCTTCCCGGCTTGGACGGCTGCCTCGAAGTGCATCGGGCGGAAGCCCGGCGGGGTCGCCAGGATCACCATGTCCAGCTTCTGGTCGAGCACCTTCTTGTAGGCGTCGAAGCCGGAGAACGTGGTGGCCGCGGTCGCCGCGATCTGGCCCGGGCGGTCCTTCTTGAAACGATCGACGGCCGACTTGGCCTTGTCTTCGAACGCGTCGGCCACCGCGACCAGCGAGACGGCGTTGCTGGTGTTGAGCGCCTGCGCCGTAGCGCCGCTGCCGCGGCCGCCCGCGCCGACCAGGCCGATCTTCAGCTCATCGCTGCCGGCGGCGTAGGCCATCCGGCTGGCAACGACATTTGCCGACAACGCTACGCCGGCTGCAACGGCCGACGTCTTCAGGAAGTCTCGCCGCGTGGAGCCAATGGAATCAGTCATCTCGTTTTCTCCGAAAGAAGTTGAGGCGTGGAAATGCTCGAAAACAATTTTGTGACGATGGTCGAGCGTCGATGGTGGACTGTCGGCATTCGTACCGAACCAACTCCGACAATCCACACCCGACGGTCGATAATCAAAGCTACTTGGGTGCCTTGGGGCCCGTGATCTCCTCGACCAACTGCCGAATCTCACGGTCGCGCTTCAGCACGTCGGCGGTCGACTCGTTATCGACGTTCCAGAACTTGTTCTTTTCCTCGGCCGACGGTTCCTTTACCGGCGACACGACGCGGAACCCGATGCTGAAACCTTCGGTCCACCAATAGGGGCTCTTGGGAATCTGCGGGTCTTTTTTGTTGTCGTTGACGGTGATCTTCTGGCGGGCGGCCGAGCGGCAGTTCTCGACATCGGATTCGTAACCGCCGCCCCGGGCCAGCCGCGGGTACTGCGAATCCGGCCAGCGAAGGGCCTCGCGCCACCCGACCTTCTTGCCGGCAAACTTGGCGTACCAGGCGTCGTCGTACTGATCGACCACGATCTCGGCGACGTTGCCGTAGATGTCGTACAGGCCGAACGGGTTGGGCTTCTTGCCGCCGACCTTGTGATAGCCGACTTCGCCGTCGCTCAACGCGGAGTTGTCGTAGTGCCAGGCGTAGTCGTCGAGCTTCTTGGCGTCATCGCCGAAGAAGTAAGCGGTCTTGGTGCCTGCGCGGGCGGCGAACTCCCATTCGGCTTCGGTCGGCAGCCGGTAGAAGCGTCCGGTCTTGGCGCTGAGCCACTTCGTAAATTGCTTGGCCGCGAACTGCGACATGATCACCGCGGGCAGCTTGCCTTCGCGGCCGCCCATTCGCTGAAGAGCGGGGCCGGCTTCGATGTCGTAAATCGGGGTGGGGTAGCTGACCGCGTCGGCCTGCTTCTCGAACGGGATCGTCTTTCCCTTGCCTTCGCCGAGAATCGGGTACTGGGCGAGGTACTCGTTGTAGATATCCCAGGTCATCTCGTACTTGCCCATGTAGAAGGGCTCGACTTCGACGTCGAACTGGGGGCCTTCGGCCTTGTTTCGCTTCTTTTCCGATTCGGGCGAGCCGACCGTCACGGTGCCGCCGGGGATTGGCACCATGTCGAAGGTCGCGGCCAATCCGACGATGGACTGGGTGAACGGCTTCATGTCCGCCGGGACGGCCGGGGTTTCGGCGCGGGCCGGTGCGGGAGAGACGGCCAGCGGCAGGGCGGCCGCGGCGGCTGCAACGGCGAGCGCTGCACAAGCGGCACGGCCGAGCCATGCCTTGGAGAGCGGATTCGAACGCTTCGACGACAGTCGGGTCACTTGGGGGATCCTTTCAGCGTGGCGAGACGGCACCTGCGAAGTTACGTCCCTCCACCGGGACTCCTTACACCGCCGTCCATGATCGGGGACGCTCACAACAACAACAGGTTAGCAGGAGATTCTAGCGGGCGGGGAAAGCGTTACGCAATTGAAAGAAGACGACTCGCGACCGAAACAACCGAAACAATGATCACGCCGACATTGATCGTCACCAGGCCTTGAGAACGTCCAAGGCCCTGGATTCTTCCCATTGTGCCGCCGGGAGCCCGCCAGCTTCCTGCCGTGGGCGAAGTTGCGTCTCGCGCCGCTCCTTTCTACCGTTAGCGTCGTCGAAAGTTGAGGGCGTCTGACAGGGGAATTGGAGGACAGGTTATGAAACGGGATAACATGGGCATTTCAGGGGCATTGCGAGCCGCCCGACTCACCGGTCTGCTGGGGCTGATGGTCCTGGTGCTTACAGGCGGCTGCAAATCCGGGACAGCTTCGAATCCGCAGGTGTCGGCCGGTACCGGATCGGCCTCCAAGCCGGTCGACCTGGAGCGGTTCGAATACCACGGCATGAAGCTGGGGTCGGACTACAACCTCGTGCTCTACGCCCCGGACAAGACCTCCGCCGATGCCGCCGCCAAGGCCGCCGAGGCCGAGATCGATCGACTCGAAAACATCCTGAGCGACTACAAGACAGACAGCGAGATCAGCCGTCTGTCAAAGATGACCGCGCAGGGGCCGATGCAGGCACCGGTCGCCATCAGCGATGATCTGTACGAAGTGCTCTGGGCCGCGCAGGTGCTGGCTTACGAAACCGAGGGCGCGTTCGACATCACTGTCGGGCCGTACGTGCAATTGTGGCGTCGGTCGCGGCGGCAACAGGAGTTGCCATCGCCCGAGCGGATTGCCGCCGCCTCCAAGAGCGTCGGCTACCAGAAGCTCAAGCTCGAACCTTGGGCTCACGACGATGAGGACGGTGGTTCGCTTCGCGAAGCCGGCCGAGAAACAACCCAGGTCACCAAGGCTCAACTCCTGGAAACGGGAATGCGGTTGGACGTTGGTGGGATCGCCACCGGCTACATTGCCGACCGCGTTCTGGTGGTGTTGCGGGAGCGTGGCATCGAATCGGCGATCTGCGACCTCAGCGGGGATCTGGCGATCGGAGATCCTCCGCCCGACCGCCATGCCTGGCGCATTGCCGTCCGATCGCTGACCGAACCCGACAAGTTCGCCGAGTTTCTCGACGTCGCCAACTGCGGCGTTTCGACGTCCGGGGATACGTACCGATTCGTCGAGATCGAAGGCGTCCGCTACAGCCACATCCTGGATTCCAAGACCGGATTGGGGCTGACCCGGCGGATCGGCTCGACGGTGGTGGCCTCCAGCGGCATGGTCGCCGACGGGCTGGCAACCGTGATGTGCGTCACGGGCACCGAAAGAGGGATCGCCATCCTGGAATCGCAGGGCGCCGAGGGAAAGATTGTCGAATTGGTCGGTGATCAGGTTCAGATCCGCCCCTCCAAGCAGTACAACGCGATGAAGTCAACGACGCCAGCCGACTAAACGAGAGGGAAGGTCACGTGTAGCCGGCGGGCTCGCCCGCCGTGCGTCCGCCCACCAGACATTTCACGTAACCGTCTGATGGTCGAAAGGATGGGTTCGCCGCCGGTGGTCTTGTGCGGGTCAGAATCCCTTGGACTCGCCGCACGTTCCGCTTTACAATCTTGCATTCGAAAGGGTCGTAACCAACATTGCCCGCCGGCGGTGTATTGAGTGTTGAAGGGGTCGGCGCACCAGATGTGCAGACCATTCAATACGGTTCGATCGGAACGATATAACCGTCTGTTTACCGGTTCCCAACCGCGGAGAGCGAAACCAATGAAATCCGACAGTGGCCATGCCGCCTCAACGTCCAGGACGACCGTTACCCCCGCGATCGTCGATCCGGCCCACAGCCGTCGCGATGTGCTGAAGATGTCCACCGCCGCCGCGGTCGCCGCGGCCGCGGCATCGTGGCCGCTGGCGTCGGCGGTTTATGCCGCCGGGTCCGACCAGCTCAAGTACGGTCTGATCGGTTGTGGCGGTCGCGGTTCGGGCGCTGCCGCCAACGCGATGCACGCCGACTCGACCAACAAGCTCGTCGCGATGGCCGACCTCTGGCCGGACAAGGTCAAGTCGAGCCACAAGAACCTGACCGAAGAACTCGGCCAGCAGATGGACGTCCCGGCAGACCGCCAGTTCTCCGGCTTTGATGCTTACAAGGCGGTGCTCGAAGTGTCGGACGTGGTCATCCTCGCCACGCCACCGCATTTCCGCCCGATGCACCTCGAGGCGGCGCTGAACGCCGGCAAGCATGTCTTCTGCGAGAAGCCGGTCGGCACCGACGTCCCCAGCGTCAAGCGCGTGATGGCGCTCGGCGAGAAGGCGAAGGAAAAGAACCTCAACCTCGTCTCCGGCCTCTGCTACCGCTACGACATCGCCAAGAAAGAGACGATGGCGAAGATCCACGCCGGCGAGATCGGCGACATCGTCAACATGCAGGGCATGTACCTCACCGGCGGCCTCTGGATGAACAAGCGCCAGGACGACTGGGGCGACATGGAGTGGCAGCTCCGCAACTGGCTCTACTTCACCTGGCTCAGCGGCGATCACATCGTCGAACAGCACATTCACACCCTCGATAAGCTGCTGTGGACGATGAAGGACGTTCCGCCGACCCGCGTCACCGGTAACGGCGGCCGCACCGTCCGCACCGACCCGGCGTACGGGCACATCTACGACCACTTCGACACGATCTACGAGTGGGATTCGGAAGACGGCCCGCCGGTCAAGGCGTTCTGTCAGACCCGCCAGTGGGTCAACTGCGCCGTCGACACCAGCGACTGGATCTACGGCACCAAGGGCCGGGCCAACCTGATGGCGCATCAGATCTGGGGCGAGAAGGCCTGGAAGCGCAAGGGCAAGTCGCCGAACATGTACGATACCGAGCACGAAGAGCTCACCAAGGCGATCAAGACCGGCAAGACCATCAACAACACCGACTACATGTGCAAGAGCACGCTGATGGGCATCATGGGCCGCATGGCGGCCTACACCGGCCAGACGATCACGTGGGAAAAGATGCTCGAGTCGACCGAAGACCTGACGCCTCCCACCTACGATCCCAAGGCCAAGTACCCGACCCCGCCTGTCGCGGTGCCGGGCGTGACGAAGTTCGCCTGACCCCAAAGGCGACGCGGTGGAACAGAACCAGAGAGAATGGCCCGATTCGTTCGGGCCATTTTCTTTGGTAGATGGCCTCGATTAGCGGTCGCACCGAAGGTGCACGCTTCTCCTGCCGACGCAATCGTGCACCTTCGGTGCGACCGCTAAGCTGGGCGTTCTGGGCCTCGAGCCTTACGCCACACGGAACTGGCCGGGATGAACAACTTGTTATGCCGCTTACGCCTCAACAGATTCTCGAACGCCTCGTGGAGATTGTGCCCGGGTTCCACACGTACTGGGAATCTCCAGAGGCGTGCTTTCATGAAGACAACGGGGAGTTCACTTGCTGTGGCGTCTTTGGTGACTGCTCTCATTTCGTCCGGGCCCAATACGAGCAGTTGTCGACAGTACAGCGCCGCCAACTCGCTGCCTTCGTAGTGGAATGCATGTCGTCGTCGGACAAGGAATTGGGGAACGCAGCCGCAACGTGCTTCTTAGAAAATCTCACGCACGAGCGTTTCTCCAAGGACTTCGAGAATTACCTTGCGGGCGACGCGCTCGACTTTTACAGGCGGTTCCAAGGTACCTAACCTGCCGCTAAACGGCAGAGGCGTTATCGGACCGAATTCCGACCCCTCCAGATTTTCCAGCCAGATTCTGCAACCCACGCCGTACCCTGATTAGTGCCCCCGAAGGCTAAGCCGCCTGCGGGAGGTACGATTTCACGTACCTGGAGAAATCATGTTGCAGAGAACGAACCTTGCTCGGCTCTTCCTGTCCGTTATCGCCTGTTCTGTTGTGCTCGCGCCGGCGGCTGTCTTGCAGGCTCAATCGACACCGGCCTTCAGCGGTGAATTCACCAGCGAGAAGCTACGGCTGACGCTCGCGCCGGCCGCCGACGGCCAGTCGTTCAGCGGAACGGTGACACTCGGCAGCAAGTCGTTTCCCGTGACGGCCAAAGCCAACGGCAACACGCTGACCGGCACGTTCACCAGCGGCGGCGAGTCGTTCGCGTTCACGGCGACTCGAAACGGCGACGTCGTGACCTTCCTGACCGGCCGCACGACCTACACGCTCAGCGCCGCGCCCGCCGGTCGTGTCGCCGCACCAGCGGCCGGTGCACGCTACGTCCGCATGACGCGGGTGAACGTTCCCGACCTGCTCTGCAAGCAGACCGCGTCCACGGTGCTAATCCCCTCCGACTGGAAGCTCGAAGGGGGCATCATCTGGCGGCAGAACGTCGCCTACCCGACCGCGGTCCACGGCCGCATCTTCAATCCGAAGGGGACCGAGCAGATGGGGTTCTACCCGTCGCTGCTGTTCAACGACGGCGTTCGGGAAAGTGCCGCCAACAATGCCCGCATTGCCGGCCCTGAGGCCATGGCCGCCGCTGCCGCAGGCTTTCCGGAAGGCTCGATGTACATGGGCAACGAAGTCCGCCGGCTGAACGCCGATCCGGTCGCCGTGCTGAAAGAGTTCGCATTGCCGCGCTACCGGAAGGACCTGGCCCAGGCCCGCATCATTGATGTAGTCAATCAGCCGGAGCTGGCCAAGCTCAAGTTCGAAGCACTCGGAAGCCCCCAGGGCGCGGAGGTGAAGGCGGTGCGGGTGCGGTTCGCCTATGACCTCAACGGCGTCGCGATGGAAGAGGACTTCCTCTGCTTCTGGGGATCGATGCCGATCCTGCCGCCGATCGTCAGCTGGGGCATGGAGTTTCAGTCGTTCCGCGCCGAGAAGGGAAAGCTCGACGCGACCATGCCGCTGTTTCAGGCGATCAACCGTTCGGGCAAGGTGGATATGAAGTGGTTCGCGGGCGTGCTCGACGTGCAGGCCCAGATGCACCGCGACGGCATGCAGGCGATCGCCGACGCCGGCCGGCTGAGCAAGTACATCGCCGCCCGGAGCGACGAAGTGAACAAGATGATCACCGAAGGCTACTGGAAAGCGCAGCAGTCGAACGATCGGATTTATGACGGCATCAGCCAGTCGATCCGCGGCACGCAGCGATTCACCGACCCCTACGACCAGCGTCCGATCGAATTGCCCGGCGGCTACGATCACGCATACATGAGCCCCCGCGGCGAGGTCATCCTCACCAACGACCCGCTGTTCAATCCGGGGGTCGAGTTTAAGGAAGATTGGAAGGAACTGCCCAAGGCGCGATGAGTGGTTGGCGGAACGGTCTTGGACCTCTTTTTGTGTGCTCTGATTGGGAGGTATAGCGAGGTGTTGAAGTCGTCCGGCGGGTTGGTTTATGATTCACCGCCACCCGCCGGACGACGGTTTGCAGGCACGCGATCCGACCGGCACTGGGGAGCGCAATTCTAACAGGGGATTTCCAGTGAATCAGGCCAATTCCGAAGATCCGGCGATCGCCGCCGCGTACAAGTACATTCGAGAGGAGATGGCGCAGGGCGTCTCCGACGAGCAGATCGTGCTCACGATGGAGGACAACGGTTGGAATGCCACAACCGTAAGGGCGCTGTGCAAAAACGTGAGGGAGAGCACACCGGCGCCCACGCATTCGCTGAACTACGCGTCAATGTACCGGAACCCGTCCGCCAGACCGACGGTCTCCACTGGGGGCGGCGACGGTGGCGCGGACATGCTGGTCGGCGGACTCATCTGCGCGGTCGGACTGGTGATCACCATCGGCTCCTATGCGGCCGCCAGTAGTTCCAGTGGCGGCGGCGGCTACGTCGTGGCGTGGGGTGCCATCCTTTTCGGCGGGATTCGATTCTTCCGTGGACTTGCGGCCCGCGGGTAGTTCGGGCGGGCGGCTTGTGCGGGTTTCGCCTGGGGGTTTCTCGATTCTCTAACTGTCGTCCCGTTTGCGTGTCGAATGAATGAGAGGTGTGGGGAACGGAGACGACGACATTGAAGAAACTGCAATTGTTACTGATGGTTCCGCTGTTGCCTCTTGTGACCGCAGCCGATGCCGCCGCAGCCAGGCCGTCATCGACGGCTCCGGCAAGCCGGCCCGGGGCCGCGACGCTGATTGCCCGCGGGCACGCCGACGAAGCGGTGCCCTCCCTGAACAAGTCGAACGTTAACACGATGGACGCCTGGGGACAGACGCCACTGCGCGCCGCCGTGCGCACCGGCGAGATTGAAGTCGTCAATGCGGTGCTTGCGGCCGGTGCTGATGTGCGGTTGCGCGCCGGCTTCGGATGGACCGCGCTGCATGATGCTGCCGCGACTGGCGAGATCGCGATTGTCGAACGGCTGCTGGCCGCCGGTGCCAGGGTCGATCAGACGGAAAACACTGGCGACACTGCGTTGCACATCGCCTGCCGGTTCGGGCGTGCGGAGGTCGCAAAGCTGCTGATCGAGAAGGGGGCGACCGTCCGCCGCAAGGACCAACTCGGCTGGACGGCGATGCACTACGCCGCCGCGTCGGGCAATACGGACGTCGTGAAGATGCTGCTGGATCGTAAGGTGTATCTCGACGAGGAGAACCGCGACGGTAACACCGCGCTGCACCTGGCGGCGTTGGAGAACAAGGTCGACACGGTCGAGGCATTGCTTGACGCCGGTGCCAATGTTTTGGCCCGTAACGGCAAGGGCCGCACCGCACTCGACCTGGCGATGCAAAGCCGCCACCGGGAAGTCGCCGATCGGCTGTCCGAGGCGGTCGGCAAAGCCAGGGCCGAGCGAGAGGCGAAGCTGAAACCTCAAGAATGAAGAATGCAAAACATGCAATGAAAAATGCAAAATGGAATGCTATTGCCATTTTGCATTTTTCATTGCATGTTTTGCATTCTTCATTTCCCGGGCAACCGAAGCAACCTCCACCCTAACCCTCCCCGGAGTACCGGAGGAGGGGACCAGAAGTACCGAAAACGGGGACAAGTCACACCAGCGATTCGACCTTCTTCACTTCCACCTGGTCGTTCTTCTGCAAATCCGCGAGTGTGCGTTTGCCCATGATCGCCTTGAGCGTCACGCGGTTGTCGTCGAACTGGCGGTCGTGAATCCTGGTGTGGGATTCCAGGAACGACAGCAGCTTGCCGTTGGCGACATCGGCTTCGAGCGTGACATCCACCTGCGTGCCCCGAACCGCGCGGAGAACTTCAACCAGCAGATGCTCAAGGCCTTTGCCTGTTCTGGCGCTGATGGGGATCGCGTCCGGGTGCATGTTCCGCCAGAAGGGATAGTTCTCCTCGCCCTCGGGCGTGTCGGTCTTGTTCAGAAGCAGGATCTCGGGCTTGTCCTTCACCCCGATGTCATCCAGCACTTCGTGAACGCTCTTGAACTGCTGCTCGGCGTGCGGATGGCCGACGTCGAGCACGTGCAGCAGCAGGTCCGCGTGGACCGCCTCTTCCAGCGTCGCCTTGAAGCTGGCGACGAGGTTATGGGGCAGATCGCGGACGAAACCGACCGTATCCGACAGCATTACTTCCGTGCCGCGCTCCAGCTTCCACGACCGCGTCTTGGTATCCAGCGTCGCGAAGAGCTTGTCGTCGGCATAGGTGCCAGCGGCGGTCAGCGTGTTGAACAGCGTGCTCTTGCCGGCGTTGGTATAGCCGACGATGCAGACCGTGAAATGCTCCAGCGTGCGGGCCGCGACGATGCGGCTCTTGCGCTCCTGGATCTTTTCGATGTCCCGCCGAAGGGCCGAGATGCGATCGCGTACCAGTCGGCGGTCGCTCTCGAGCTGCGTTTCACCCGGGCCGCGCGTGCCGATGCCCATGCCGCCGCCCTGGCCGGCGATGCGCTCAAGGTGGCCCCACATCTTCATCAGGCGCGGGTAGGTGTACTGCATCTGCGCCAGCTCGACCTGAAGCTTGGCTTCGTGCGTGTGCGCACGGCTGGCGAAGATATCGAGGATCAGTTCCGACCGATCGAGAACCTTGATGCCCTCTTCCCCGCGCTTGGAACCGGCGACCTCGTTGATGATCTTTTCCAGCGAGCCGATCTGACTAGGCGACAGGTCGTTGTCGAACAGAACGACGTTCGCCTTCTCCTTCATCGCCAGCAGCGCGATGTCGCTGGCCTTGCCGGAGCCGATGTAGGTGCCGGCGTCAGGGCTCTGCCGCTTCTGCAGAATCTGCCCGACCACGCGCGCACCGGCGGTCTTGGCGAGCGAGCCGAGCTCGCCCAGCGGATCGCGCGGATCGGCGGTTGAATCGGGAAGGATCACCCCTACAAGGACAGCCCGTTCCTGGTGAACCGAAAGTTCTGTGCGTTTGAGTTCTGCCAAAGCTTGCGTGCCTCTTCACGGATACGGAACGATGTATTGTACGCTCGTTTTCAACGACGCGCCGCGATTCTGTGGCATGGGCATGGACGGATGCCCGCGGCGGTAACCCAGCAGTCACACGAACCACGGGCACCGGCGTACCGCAGTCCATGGCACCCGGACATTGGGTCGCCGCAACCCGAATCGCGGACACGGACAAGCATACTTGCCTATGCCACAATCAAATACAGAAGGGCAACCCGCAACGGGCTGCCCTTCTGAATCGATGATTCGTCGATCGATTTCTCAGGCCTGGCCGACTTCCAGCCGGACGTAGCCGGTCAGCTCGACGCCGCCTTGCTTGACGTACGCGGCGATGTTGCCCTTGAACACGCCGGCGTTGAAGAACTCCTGGTCGAGCAGGACGCGCTCGGCGAAGAACGAGTTCATCTTGCCCTCGGCGATCTTCTCGGCGATCTGCTGGGGCTTGCCGGTGGCCTTGGCCTGCTCGACGGCAAAGTCGCGTTCCTTGGCGACCAGGTCGGCCGGGACGGCGTCGCGGGTCAGGCCGGCGGGGCGGGCGAACGCGATGTGCCCGCCGAGCTGCTTGACCAGGTCTTCCGACGGGTTGCCCTTGAACGCCATGATCACACCGATTTTGCCGGTGATGCCGTAGAGGTAGAGGCCGACCTTGCCGCCGGCGGGGGCCGTCAGCCGGGCGGTCTTGCCCAGGCGGACGT is part of the Humisphaera borealis genome and encodes:
- a CDS encoding Gfo/Idh/MocA family protein; the protein is MKSDSGHAASTSRTTVTPAIVDPAHSRRDVLKMSTAAAVAAAAASWPLASAVYAAGSDQLKYGLIGCGGRGSGAAANAMHADSTNKLVAMADLWPDKVKSSHKNLTEELGQQMDVPADRQFSGFDAYKAVLEVSDVVILATPPHFRPMHLEAALNAGKHVFCEKPVGTDVPSVKRVMALGEKAKEKNLNLVSGLCYRYDIAKKETMAKIHAGEIGDIVNMQGMYLTGGLWMNKRQDDWGDMEWQLRNWLYFTWLSGDHIVEQHIHTLDKLLWTMKDVPPTRVTGNGGRTVRTDPAYGHIYDHFDTIYEWDSEDGPPVKAFCQTRQWVNCAVDTSDWIYGTKGRANLMAHQIWGEKAWKRKGKSPNMYDTEHEELTKAIKTGKTINNTDYMCKSTLMGIMGRMAAYTGQTITWEKMLESTEDLTPPTYDPKAKYPTPPVAVPGVTKFA
- a CDS encoding ankyrin repeat domain-containing protein, translated to MKKLQLLLMVPLLPLVTAADAAAARPSSTAPASRPGAATLIARGHADEAVPSLNKSNVNTMDAWGQTPLRAAVRTGEIEVVNAVLAAGADVRLRAGFGWTALHDAAATGEIAIVERLLAAGARVDQTENTGDTALHIACRFGRAEVAKLLIEKGATVRRKDQLGWTAMHYAAASGNTDVVKMLLDRKVYLDEENRDGNTALHLAALENKVDTVEALLDAGANVLARNGKGRTALDLAMQSRHREVADRLSEAVGKARAEREAKLKPQE
- a CDS encoding formylglycine-generating enzyme family protein, coding for MTRLSSKRSNPLSKAWLGRAACAALAVAAAAAALPLAVSPAPARAETPAVPADMKPFTQSIVGLAATFDMVPIPGGTVTVGSPESEKKRNKAEGPQFDVEVEPFYMGKYEMTWDIYNEYLAQYPILGEGKGKTIPFEKQADAVSYPTPIYDIEAGPALQRMGGREGKLPAVIMSQFAAKQFTKWLSAKTGRFYRLPTEAEWEFAARAGTKTAYFFGDDAKKLDDYAWHYDNSALSDGEVGYHKVGGKKPNPFGLYDIYGNVAEIVVDQYDDAWYAKFAGKKVGWREALRWPDSQYPRLARGGGYESDVENCRSAARQKITVNDNKKDPQIPKSPYWWTEGFSIGFRVVSPVKEPSAEEKNKFWNVDNESTADVLKRDREIRQLVEEITGPKAPK
- the tsf gene encoding translation elongation factor Ts, with product MAEITAKLVNDLRSKTGQGMMECKKALQETGGDLEKAIEYFRKKGVKSSLTERAASEGRVLGAVAADGSAAALVEVNCNTDFTAKSEPLSAVGAIAAAALLKAEGDVAALPEVAGELTKVSQTTGENVRLGKTARLTAPAGGKVGLYLYGITGKIGVIMAFKGNPSEDLVKQLGGHIAFARPAGLTRDAVPADLVAKERDFAVEQAKATGKPQQIAEKIAEGKMNSFFAERVLLDQEFFNAGVFKGNIAAYVKQGGVELTGYVRLEVGQA
- a CDS encoding DUF7674 family protein, giving the protein MPLTPQQILERLVEIVPGFHTYWESPEACFHEDNGEFTCCGVFGDCSHFVRAQYEQLSTVQRRQLAAFVVECMSSSDKELGNAAATCFLENLTHERFSKDFENYLAGDALDFYRRFQGT
- the hflX gene encoding GTPase HflX, producing MAELKRTELSVHQERAVLVGVILPDSTADPRDPLGELGSLAKTAGARVVGQILQKRQSPDAGTYIGSGKASDIALLAMKEKANVVLFDNDLSPSQIGSLEKIINEVAGSKRGEEGIKVLDRSELILDIFASRAHTHEAKLQVELAQMQYTYPRLMKMWGHLERIAGQGGGMGIGTRGPGETQLESDRRLVRDRISALRRDIEKIQERKSRIVAARTLEHFTVCIVGYTNAGKSTLFNTLTAAGTYADDKLFATLDTKTRSWKLERGTEVMLSDTVGFVRDLPHNLVASFKATLEEAVHADLLLHVLDVGHPHAEQQFKSVHEVLDDIGVKDKPEILLLNKTDTPEGEENYPFWRNMHPDAIPISARTGKGLEHLLVEVLRAVRGTQVDVTLEADVANGKLLSFLESHTRIHDRQFDDNRVTLKAIMGKRTLADLQKNDQVEVKKVESLV
- a CDS encoding Gfo/Idh/MocA family protein; this encodes MTDSIGSTRRDFLKTSAVAAGVALSANVVASRMAYAAGSDELKIGLVGAGGRGSGATAQALNTSNAVSLVAVADAFEDKAKSAVDRFKKDRPGQIAATAATTFSGFDAYKKVLDQKLDMVILATPPGFRPMHFEAAVQAGKNIFMEKPVGSDAPGIRRLLAANEEAKKKNLKVGVGLQRHHQQKYIDTIKKIHDGEIGDIVLLRVYWNGTRPWVRKRTEGMTEMEFQMRNWYYFTWLCGDHICEQHIHNLDVANWVMKGPPVEAQGAGGRQLPFGSDQGEIFDHHMLEYTYASGAKMLSMCRHQPGCWNAVSEYAHGTKGTADISGGRITFNDGRPEWKYQAAPGEGGKKGRGGDPDPYQVEHDTLAAAIRNNTPYNEGDYGASSSMTAILGRMATYSGQVVKYSDALERGEELMPRDYKWDGATPVKPGADGLYACAMPGKTQVLAAKKA
- a CDS encoding cytochrome b562, producing the protein MFRTRTTLPVVLAALLAVSFVSVPVARAEDTPLAKAMEEMGDHYKALKKIIKDPAKNADSLALIDKSLAAAIISKQHMPKVIEKAAAGDKAKLIAGYRKAMAEVIATYCKLEIQLVEGKNEEAVETLKALHDLEEKGHEVYNP
- a CDS encoding FAD:protein FMN transferase: MKRDNMGISGALRAARLTGLLGLMVLVLTGGCKSGTASNPQVSAGTGSASKPVDLERFEYHGMKLGSDYNLVLYAPDKTSADAAAKAAEAEIDRLENILSDYKTDSEISRLSKMTAQGPMQAPVAISDDLYEVLWAAQVLAYETEGAFDITVGPYVQLWRRSRRQQELPSPERIAAASKSVGYQKLKLEPWAHDDEDGGSLREAGRETTQVTKAQLLETGMRLDVGGIATGYIADRVLVVLRERGIESAICDLSGDLAIGDPPPDRHAWRIAVRSLTEPDKFAEFLDVANCGVSTSGDTYRFVEIEGVRYSHILDSKTGLGLTRRIGSTVVASSGMVADGLATVMCVTGTERGIAILESQGAEGKIVELVGDQVQIRPSKQYNAMKSTTPAD